One stretch of Gambusia affinis linkage group LG05, SWU_Gaff_1.0, whole genome shotgun sequence DNA includes these proteins:
- the LOC122831154 gene encoding C-type lectin domain family 12 member A-like produces MKINILGTKVHVVLVFLGTLCVLLLFGCIGVISWGGWKMNQQDAALAHLSNLKNLNETLQEETEKLSQKVENLNEKSQNETKKLSSQLENLNEKLQEETEKLNQTIQLIQKFKAFLFNEQCNYKECLPCQTGWIYFSDSCYLFSNVERTWDGSRWFCQNKSADLVVINNQQEQEFIYGNINTNKLYWLGLRNYGRYVNSVLEMD; encoded by the exons ATGAAAATCAACATCCTGG GGACCAAAGTCCATGTGGTCCTGGTGTTTCTGGGGACGCTGTGtgtcctgctgctgtttgggtGCATTGGGGTAATCTCTTGGG GCGGTTGGAAaatgaaccaacaggatgcagctCTGGCTCATTTAAGTAATCTGAAAAACCTAAATGAAACATTACAGGAAGAAACTGAGAAACTCAGCCAAAAAGTGGAGAACCTAAATGAAAAATCACAGAATGAAACCAAGAAACTCAGCAGCCAATTGGAGaacctaaatgaaaaattacagGAAGAAACTGAGAAACTGAACCAGACCATCCAGTTAATCCAGAAATTCAAGGCCTTCCTGTTCAATGAGCAATGCAACTACAAAG AGTGTCTGCCGTGTCAGACAGGTTGGATCTACTTCAGTGATTCTTGTTACTTATTCAGTAATGTTGAGAGGACCTGGGATGGAAGTCGTTGGTTCTGTCAGAACAAATCTGCTGATCTGGTTGTTATTAATAATCAGCAGGAACAG GAATTCATTTAtggaaacataaacacaaacaaactctACTGGTTGGGACTACGGAATTATGGGAGATATGTGAATTCT GTTTTGGAGATGGACTGA
- the LOC122831839 gene encoding C-type lectin domain family 17, member A-like, whose translation MSAEINTKKVQENAKTPGSDSKEEVCSSFCLLLALGVTLVLLAVSIGIITWSCLEVKKQKERASRLELASERTCREKEKLNQKLRFFLTSTNFSVRNFCPVGECQLCPDGWFRFQEKCYWFRNDTELNWEESRRFCQNRSADLVVINNPQQQAFISNLSSSFYWLGLQHVDGSWVWIDGCKDTLGFWMDDVNPLGSFAEVLAWRNLTDSWLPTTSSTFSKVVCEQQAFNVSI comes from the exons atgtcagCAGAAATCAACACTAAGAAGGTTCAGGAAAACGCAAAGACGCCTGGATCAG ACAGTAAAGAAGAAGTTTGTTCTTCCTTCTGTCTGCTGCTGGCGTTGGGGGTCACCTTGGTCCTGCTGGCGGTGAGCATCGGCATCATCACCTGGA GCTGTTTAGaagtaaagaaacagaaagagagagccAGCAGGCTGGAGCTGGCGTCTGAGCGGACAtgcagagagaaggaaaaactcAACCAGAAGCTCAGATTCTTCCTCACATCCACAAACTTCTCTGTGAGAAACTTCTGTCCCGTCGGAG AGTGCCAGTTGTGTCCGGACGGATGGTTCCGGTTCCAGGAAAAGTGCTACTGGTTCAGGAACGACACCGAGCTAAACTGGGAAGAAAGTCGTCGGTTCTGTCAGAACAGATCTGCGGATCTGGTTGTTATTAATAATCCGCAGCAACAG GCTTTCATCAGTAacctcagcagcagcttctaCTGGCTCGGCCTGCAGCACGTTGACGGCAGCTGGGTCTGGATCGACGGCTGCAAAGACACTTTAGG GTTTTGGATGGATGATGTGAACCCGTTGGGTTCGTTTGCGGAGGTGTTGGCCTGGAGGAATCTCACAGACAGCTGGCTGCCGACGACATCTTCGACCTTCAGCAAGGTCGTCTGTGAGCAGCAAGCCTTCAACGTTTCCATTTAA